In Tenrec ecaudatus isolate mTenEca1 chromosome 5, mTenEca1.hap1, whole genome shotgun sequence, the following are encoded in one genomic region:
- the PAG1 gene encoding phosphoprotein associated with glycosphingolipid-enriched microdomains 1 — translation MGPAGSMLGSSGQMQIALWGSLAAMATFLLITFLIFLCSSCDREKKPKPQGGDHENLMNVTSDKEMFSRSITSLATDAPASSDQNGLLTNGDILSEDSIMTCMQHYEEVQTSASDLLDSQDSSGKPSKCHQSRELPRIPPNSTVDTMLNTRSADGDQGLGMEGPYEVLKDSSSQENMVEDCLYETVKEIKEVGATPHPDKDLNGKAKPTPASKELPEPQAQGKAEFAEYASVDRNKKCRQSVNAEIVLGCSRDPEEEAPPPVPVKLLDEIENLQETAETPTKDEGASELTTEANKRFSALSYKSREEDPTLTDEEISAMYSSVNKPGPSLQVPEPTYTSIQDEAPQRSPSSCNDLYATVKDFEKTPNRASSPPPAERASVEPEPDYEAIQTLRREGEKAGQESPGLRGPVPKENDYENIGDLQQSRDSTRL, via the exons ATGGGGCCCGCTGGGAGCATGCTGGGCAGCAGCGGGCAGATGCAGATCGCCCTGTGGGGGAGTCTCGCAGCCATGGCCACGTTCCTGCTCATCACCTTCCTCATCTTCCTGTGCTCCAGCTGTGACAG aGAGAAGAAGCCAAAGCCTCAAGGTGGAGATCACGAGAACCTGATGAATGTG acATCAGACAAGGAGATGTTCAGCCGATCCATTACAAGCCTGGCAACCGATGCTCCGGCCAGCAGTGACCAGAACGGACTGCTCACCAATGGTGACA TCCTTTCAGAAGACAGTATTATGACCTGCATGCAGCATTACGAGGAAGTGCAGACCTCGGCTTCTGATCTCTTGGACTCCCAAGACAGCTCGGGGAAGCCTTCCAAATGCCATCAGAGTCGGGAGTTACCCAGAATTCCTCCTAACAGCACAGTGGACACGATGCTCAACACGAGAAGTGCAGATGGGGACCAGGGCCTGGGAATGGAAGGCCCGTATGAAGTGCTCAAGGATAGTTCCTCCCAAGAAAATATGGTGGAGGACTGCTTGTATGAGACAGTGAAAGAAATTAAGGAGGTGGGCGCCACTCCCCACCCAGATAAAGACCTCAATGGCAAAGCCAAGCCGACCCCTGCCTCGAAGGAGCTCccagagccccaggcccagggcaaaGCAGAGTTTGCGGAATATGCCTCGGTGGACCGAAATAAAAAGTGCCGACAAAGTGTGAATGCAGAGATCGTTCTGGGATGCTCACGTGATCCGGAAGAGGAAGCCCCGCCCCCTGTCCCTGTTAAACTTCTGGATGAGATTGAAAACCTTCAGGAGACGGCAGAGACACCGACAAAAGACGAAGGCGCCAGCGAGCTGACCACTGAAGCTAACAAG AGATTCAGCGCACTGTCCTACAAGTCTCGGGAAGAGGACCCGACTCTCACAGATGAAGAA ATCTCAGCCATGTACTCGTCAGTGAATAAACCAGGCCCGTCGCTTCAAGTGCCGGAACCCACCTACACCTCTATTCAAGATGAAGCCCCCCAGCGGTCCCCCTCGTCCTGTAACGACCTCTATGCGACTGTGAAAGACTTTGAGAAAACGCCAAACAGGGCCAGCAGCCCTCCCCCGGCAGAGAGAGCCAGCGTGGAGCCCGAGCCCGATTACGAAGCGATACAGACTTTACGCAGAGAGGGCGAGAAGGCCGGCCAGGAGAGCCCCGGTCTCCGGGGCCCGGTCCCCAAAGAGAACGACTACGAGAATATTGGGGACTTGCAGCAGAGCAGAGACAGCACCAGACTCTAG